The window TCTTGGGAAGACTTCCGATTATACGCATTATGAGGTGCAAGTGTGTTTGTAAATCATGGCGCAGTCTGATTGAAGGGGGTGACTTTGCGTTGGAGTATACTCCACAACCAGGCCTGGCTTTCGTTCATCGAGAAACGGGGTATGTAGTTTGCGATGAAGGCTGCAAGCCACTTTGCCAGTTCGACTTTCGCCCCCCTCAGAATCAAGATTTATCTCGTACAGTAGTTGGTTCAGTTAATGGTTTGATTTTGGTGCAGTATGGCAGTGTTGTTAGTTTTTGCGTATGCAATCCAATCACAAGTGAATATATCGAGCTCCCTCGTCAGCCTATACGTAGCTGCATATTTGGATTTGGCGTGAGCAAATTAAGTGGGCAATACAAGATTTTGTGTAGCGATAAATATGGATCATGTCATGTATACACTCTAGGAAGAGGAGTAGGGTCGTGGAGGAGCATTGGAACCGCAATAGGCAGCCCTAGACTACCTCCGGAAAATGCtgcatttttaaatggaaATCTTCACTGGTTGACATGGGATCCGAAGGGGAGTCCCTTGGTTTGTTGCTTGGATCTTGAAACCGAGCTCTTTACTAGCTTTTCTGTCCCTCCCTGTGAACACATTAATTATGATGATAGATTCTGGCTATACAAAATTGGCGAATATCGGCTATGTGTTTTGGAGGGTCAGCTATGTTTATGCGATATTTTTCATCGCAGTGTTGTAATCTGGCAGATGAACAACTACAGGGATGCGAATTCTTGGATAAATGTATATACCATCAGTCATATCCATGACGCTATTTTACCGCTCAAAGTTTTTGCAAATGGTAACTTGTTATTTATCGAGTGTAGAAATGGTCGACTATATATCCACTCCAAAAACAGCGATAGTCTTGTGAGAAATGCTTATCTTCGGCGAtctaagtattatttttccaacatCATCACCTATTTCCCAAGCTTTCTCTCGTTTACAGCTATGGGGATTAGCGATGTTCagtcattaattttttattaagcTACATGTATAGATTCCTATTAAGTACACTACTTTatctctcttctactttattctttatttatcttttactatttacagtacaatttaattcaataaacaCATCtcattaaaagataaattcaTGTTTTGACAGGGGACAATATATgttataatgtaaaattgaatgaaaaatagtcAGAATATTATTAGTACAAAAATATGACACATCTCattaaaagagaaatttaCTGTCTAGATAGAGATAAGTTTTGGTGGATGAACCGAAAAtggagatattttttaactgTGGATATAATCATCTATTAGTTCGTgcttaatttaatttgcattCTAATTCAgcataaattaatagtttacTACTCTCTTataccataaaaatagtcttataCGTGGataacacgagttttaagagaATTTAATAAAGAAAGGGAGATTGAAGAAAAGTGAATTAATATAAGAGAGATGTcagaaattaaatgtgaataaaGTATGATAGAAACTTTTCATTATGAGAAATACCACTATTTTTTGTACACATTTCAAAATGACAGAAGGAGACTATTTTCTATGAAGAGTATTATTCAATAAACTTGATTAATTTACTATTCCTTCCGGCCCaatttaggagtcccggtaaCTTTTGCACACccattttgtaaaaatcataataaatagttaaagtggagaaatggtaaaaataagagagaataatgttgttAAGACTCTACTCagcattattctctctctaattttaccatttctttattttaactatttattataatttttacaaaacgtgtgtgcaaaagtgacctggactcctaaagtgggacggtgggagtattattaaatttattgctTCACCTCCTGTGTTTCGATTCTAAAATATACAATTGTCAGTTTCAAAaactctacttttttttatcaaactatttatatttatttattccacAAACACTGCGCTTTATTTCCAATATATCATTAATATTAGAATTGTCGACCGgatattagtttaatattatctattttggATCAAGCCCGTACGTGTACGAGTAACCCAACAAACATGTTAACTCATATGAAAGCCCAACTAATTTCGGATTATAAACAAACATGTTAACTCATATGAAAGCCCAACTAATTTCGGATTATAAATACAATAGTCTAATCCTTATGAATATCCCAACTTCTTATTCTCTCTACCGAATCTTAATTAGGTCATGAGTGCTAAGTTTGCTGAATTCGAGCAATTCTTTTGCCGATTTcgaaaattaattaggtaAGTGCTGATGAATTTCGagcaattttctatttttttttgttaaaatagtCTTTTTTTGGGTTCTTCATTTATGTCTtgttaaatttgtttatttgtgcTGAATCCCCCAACTAAATTGACTGGTTGTTTATGTTATGTCTTGATTCATTagataaatgatttaatttgttttcaattttttgttatagaTATAGATTGGGGATGTATTCATGTCCTTAcactaaatatttataaaacacaaaatacttGTCGTTCATTGGCTCTTGTGATCTAACAGTTAGATTAATGCAACGTGTCAtccaataatgtagatttttagcctaataatgtagctcggataataATGCACTTAGTATTTTAGTCTGATAATGTAGATTGGTAAGTGGAAACAAATGTTCTTACGTAGCTTCCCTACTGCAGTTATGTATGGATGAAGATCTCCACAACTGCCCTCAGAAGGAGGAGTAAAAGATTGCTGCATGAGCAAGATTTGTTGACAAATCTACCGCAAGAGATGACGAGAGAGATCTTTAGAAGACTTCCGATTAAATGCATTATGAAGTGCAATTGTGTTTGCAAATCATGGCGCAATTTGATAAAAGGTGGCGACTTTGAGATGTGGTATACTCCGCAACCAGGCCTGGCTTTTGTTCATCGAGACATCGGGTTTGCAGTCTGCGACGAGGCCTACAAGCCACTTTGCCACTTCAGCTTTCCTCCTCTCAAAGAAGATTCAACTACTAGTCTCCTTTGTGTCGTAGTTGGTTCAGCTAATggtttgattttggtttggAATGGAACTGATGCTAGGCTTTTCGTATGCAATCCAATTACAAGTGAATATATCAAGCTCCCTCTTCCGTATATGACTAGCCACATATTTGGATTTGGCGTGAGCAAATTAAGTGGACaatacaagattttatgtggCGCTCATGTATACACTCTAGGAAGAGAAGGAGGGTGTTGGAGAAGCATTGCTGCGGCAATAGGCCGCCCTCGACTGCCGTGGGAAAATGCAGTATTTTTCAATGGAAATCTTCACTGGTTGACAATTGATTATAAGGAGAATGGAATTCCCTTGGTTTgttgctttgatcttgaaaccGAGTTGTTTACCAGCTTTTTTCTTCCTCCTCGAGATCACATTACTAATTATGATGATGGATACTTGTTATATTTGAATGGCGAATATCGGCTATGTGTCTTGGATGGTCGGTTATGTTTATGCGATAAATTACGACGTGGTCACACTGTTATCTGGAAGATGGACACCTACGGGGATGCGAATTCTTGGGTAAAGGCATACACGGTTAGTGATATCCATGGAATTATTTTCCCGCTCAAAGTTTTTGCAAATGGTGACTTGTTGTTTTCCGCCTGAAAATGATCAACTATATATCTACTCCAAAAACACCGAGCGTTATGTGAAAAATGCTCATCTTCGCCTATATAAAACTTATTTATCCAACATCATCACTTATATCCCAAGCTTTCTCTCGCTCACAGCTATGGGGATTCCTAATGTTCAATCGTTAAGTGTTTGTTAATCAACATGtatagatatttatattttcaaagatTCTggtacaattttttattagatcGTTATTTactaaatgattaattttacgtttaccattttttcatCTTATCGTAAATTTGTGTGCACATTGGTTGATATTgaaacttatttaattttatgtttggttacatttgttgtttttaaaCTCCATATAATGCTATTGTTtctcatttcataaaaaattaatgtgaagaaaataaaataagccATGATCGAACAGATGTGTAActagtagtactcccttcgttcatGAATAGAagtcctatttttttattttgatccgTCCATAAATAGAAGTTCTGGTTCATAataactactactataaataagaaagatgCCCCATATTCCACTGACTAATTCCActtaaatacttaaataaaataaatatatatataaagtggAGCCCATATTCCGCTATCATTCTTCTAATCCACGTCTCTAAATATTTCgttaaaaagaaatgagactcctattcgcggacaggGAGGAGTCGTTGATCGTGTGATTGAGACTGAACCGAAATTGGGCTAAATAATTTTCCATATGAAAGCCCAACTcattctttttagtttttaccaTAGCCTACTCATGCCGAATCATGCAATTATTTGGATTTCGACCGAATCTTAATTAGATTCATTAGATAAATATGCAAATTTCTTTAGATAAAGTTGTTCGTTTTGTTAAAGATATAGATTGGtaggaataaataaatattcttacaCAGTTTAGCTTGCCTCCTCCTCACAAACAAGATTCAACTACTGCTTGTGAACGTTCAGTAGTTGGTTCAATTAATGGTTTGCTCTTGGTGCGGGATGGATGggaaaaattgaatgaaattcTCGTATATGCAATCCAATTACAAGTGAATATATCGAGCTCCCATGTCGGCCTACACATTGCTGCGTATATGGATTTGGAGTTAGCAAATTAAGTGGGCagtacaagattttatgtggCGATTATTGTGCATCGTGTTACGTATACATTctaggaagaggaggagggtCGTGGAGAAGCATTGGAGCGGCAATAGGCCGCCCTAGATTTCCCCGGGAAAATGCTGTATTTCTGAATGGAAATCCTCACTGGTTGACATCTGATCCGGAGGGAAATCCCTTGATTTgttgctttgatcttgaaactGAATTATTCACCAGTTATTCCCTACCTCCTCgttattatagtaataatcaTAGATATCTATTATATATGAATGGGGAATATCGGTTATGTGTTTTGGAGAGTCGGCTATGTTTATGTGatattatagtactacctccgtccctcaaaatttgctacactttgatccgacacgggttttaagaaatgtaatggaaagtgagttgaaaatgttggtgggatgtgggtcctacttttaaagtactccctccgtccgcgaataggagtcccggttgagttgggtgtgagttttaagaaaagtttgagtgtaataattaaagtgtgtgatagtggaatgtgggacccatttatattattatttgctttattctttggaataatgaaatctaacatcaagagagagagtgagaaattgcaatcaa is drawn from Salvia hispanica cultivar TCC Black 2014 chromosome 6, UniMelb_Shisp_WGS_1.0, whole genome shotgun sequence and contains these coding sequences:
- the LOC125195483 gene encoding putative F-box protein At1g33530; this encodes MTREIFRRLPIKCIMKCNCVCKSWRNLIKGGDFEMWYTPQPGLAFVHRDIGFAVCDEAYKPLCHFSFPPLKEDSTTSLLCVVVGSANGLILVWNGTDARLFVCNPITSEYIKLPLPYMTSHIFGFGVSKLSGQYKILCGAHVYTLGREGGCWRSIAAAIGRPRLPWENAVFFNGNLHWLTIDYKENGIPLVCCFDLETELFTSFFLPPRDHITNYDDGYLLYLNGEYRLCVLDGRLCLCDKLRRGHTVIWKMDTYGDANSWVKAYTVSDIHGIIFPLKVFANGDLLFSA